A window of the Arachis duranensis cultivar V14167 chromosome 5, aradu.V14167.gnm2.J7QH, whole genome shotgun sequence genome harbors these coding sequences:
- the LOC107490202 gene encoding uncharacterized protein LOC107490202, with protein sequence MIVNKILVDGRAAVNLMPERMMGRLEKIEKELIKSSIGVTDFNGRTSSVRGVVLLSIEVDSINRPTLFVVVPSKADFNLLLGRDWIYEMDAIPSTLHQKLIFWNEDGGVEEVLTRNIRRIKYNQILVNRGSPP encoded by the coding sequence ATGATAGTCAATAAGATTTTGGTTGACGGGAGAGCTGCTGTTAATCTCAtgcctgaaagaatgatgggaaggcttgaaaaaattgaaaaagaactgATTAAAAGTAGCATTGGGGTAACAGATTTTAATGGAAGGACTTCTTCTGTTAGAGGTGTGGTTCTGCTGTCAATTGAGGTTGATTCTATCAATAGGCCGACTCTATTTGTTGTGGTTCCTTCAAAGGCTGATTTTAACTTGCTTTTGGGACGTGATTGGATTTATGAAATGGATGCTATTCCATCCACTTTAcatcaaaaattgattttctggaATGAAGATGGAGGAGTGGAAGAAGTTCTTACCCGAAATATTAGAAGAATTAAGTATAATCAAATCCTTGTGAATAGAGGAAGCCCACCATAG
- the LOC107490307 gene encoding F-box/kelch-repeat protein At3g23880 gives MSPPRDRVVEGCNLVGSTAKDRNPLCPTLPVLPDDILVEILLMLPVRALLQFKCVCKSWRTLISSPQFAMDNFRQRSSADRDLTSRLVYYNRLYYHCRVGFLPLQPLFNSPSATTKVVSFDMGCRVGALVVRGSCNGLVCLHHLRSCCLRLWNPCTGSASQWFRIEFNCFTYYGFGYDHVHDKYKLVTVEGQYLTVICTFGANSSTIGPKFPSPAVGLSGSIGKFVSGTGTLNWMAKLTGSAANERKWVILSFDLANETFGQVPLPRLSGGGDNTCDPELQVLRNCLCFTIDHNNTVFDVWMMKDYGVTESWMMISRVKLWRHKYNNPLTPFSISEHDVLLLMLPDRRLVLHKSDSGLLYFPLIDSSSDAHHFPICSKTNFRIFFLYHDSLVLPPQ, from the coding sequence ATGAGCCCTCCTCGTGATCGAGTTGTTGAGGGGTGCAACCTGGTCGGAAGCACGGCCAAGGACCGCAATCCCCTTTGTCCAACTCTGCCGGTGCTGCCAGACGACATCCTGGTCGAAATCCTGCTGATGCTTCCTGTGAGGGCCCTTCTTCAATTCAAGTGTGTGTGTAAGTCTTGGAGAACCCTAATCTCTAGCCCCCAATTCGCCATGGACAACTTTCGTCAACGCTCATCGGCGGACCGGGATCTAACGTCGCGTTTGGTATATTACAATCGCCTCTACTACCACTGCCGAGTTGGATTCTTGCCCCTGCAACCGCTGTTCAATAGCCCATCTGCCACTACCAAGGTCGTTAGCTTCGATATGGGCTGTCGTGTTGGTGCGCTCGTTGTTAGAGGCTCCTGCAATGGTTTGGTGTGCTTGCATCATCTTCGGAGTTGTTGTCTCCGCCTGTGGAACCCTTGCACTGGATCCGCATCCCAATGGTTTCGAATTGAGTTTAACTGTTTCACTTATTATGGTTTTGGCTATGATCACGTGCATGACAAATACAAGCTTGTAACAGTGGAAGGACAATATTTGACCGTAATTTGTACATTTGGTGCAAATTCTTCGACTATCGGTCCCAAATTCCCTTCTCCTGCCGTTGGTTTGTCAGGGTCCATTGGGAAATTCGTGAGTGGCACCGGCACTCTCAATTGGATGGCAAAGCTGACTGGTTCTGCTGCTAATGAGAGGAAGTGGGTAATTCTTTCCTTTGACTTGGCAAATGAAACTTTTGGCCAAGTGCCGTTGCCTCGTCTGAGTGGCGGCGGCGACAATACTTGTGATCCAGAGCTGCAAGTCTTAAGGAACTGCCTTTGTTTTACTATAGATCATAATAATACTGTCTTCGACGTGTGGATGATGAAGGATTATGGAGTAACGGAATCCTGGATGATGATCTCGCGCGTGAAACTCTGGCGTCACAAGTACAATAATCCTTTAACACCCTTCTCCATCTCGGAACATGATGTCCTTTTGCTAATGCTTCCTGATAGAAGATTGGTTCTGCATAAATCTGATTCTGGCCTGTTATATTTTCCTCTGATCGATAGCTCAAGTGACGCCCATCACTTTCCTATATGCTCCAAAACAAATTTTCGGATCTTTTTTCTTTACCATGACAGCTTAGTTTTGCCACCACAATAA